One window of the Cryptomeria japonica chromosome 7, Sugi_1.0, whole genome shotgun sequence genome contains the following:
- the LOC131034189 gene encoding (S)-canadine synthase CYP719A21-like, translating into MGQTLSVVNYLPTAQGTFILLVAASLISTFVALAFLFSSTKERKWPPSPPRLPLLGNTHQLNKGENLLSSMTDMAKTYGPFMTVWMGSSPLIVLTGQASIWEALVNQAVNFSGRAPLHSRQFTSASFRTMITSPYNEHWIKLRRILHKNVLSPAHVALQSSSHQAGLDKLITKLEKEMRQKNGVVRPFDALKIMAMNFIAHLCFGLDFQDDTFLSKLEEFIAEDISLSKRGDMSLDSFSLARFFVPSSIRRERKWKSLRADILCLLVPLIRFARSYSEYFNRIAPSSFLNCLLSIDEGEEGKDKSKLSDEEIAFNLHELFLLAVDSTSTAIECALAYLITNPHVQEKAHQEISEATGNGKDGYFSLENLRKLPYVQSVVKETLRKESIAPLGIIHQTENECKVMDITIPAKSRVLFNLHSVNNDPEALNEPEKFRPERFLGNNDLRMAYLPFGAGRRVCAGMDVASVYVPITLANLLKSFEWGCAKEGSLPDLARDIQNVLMSMNYPLEARITPRPS; encoded by the coding sequence ATGGGGCAAACGCTGTCTGTTGTGAATTATCTTCCCACTGCGCAAGGGACTTTTATTTTACTTGTAGCGGCTTCACTCATTTCCACATTTGTTGCTCTAGCTTTTCTGTTCTCATCAACTAAAGAGAGGAAATGGCCTCCATCTCCACCAAGGCTGCCATTATTGGGCAACACTCATCAACTGAACAAGGGTGAAAATCTTCTTTCCAGCATGACAGACATGGCCAAAACATATGGTCCTTTCATGACAGTTTGGATGGGTTCATCGCCACTTATAGTACTCACCGGCCAAGCTTCAATCTGGGAGGCCTTGGTTAACCAGGCCGTCAATTTTTCTGGTCGGGCTCCGCTCCACTCTAGGCAATTTACTAGTGCCTCCTTTAGGACTATGATTACTTCTCCCTACAACGAACACTGGATTAAGCTCAGAAGAATTCTGCACAAGAATGTTCTCAGCCCCGCCCACGTTGCACTTCAGAGCTCTTCTCACCAGGCAGGTTTGGATAAACTCATCACCAAATTGGAAAAGGAGATGAGACAGAAGAATGGTGTGGTGAGGCCCTTCGATGCCTTGAAAATCATGGCAATGAATTTTATTGCCCACTTATGCTTTGGCTTGGACTTTCAAGACGACACTTTCTTGTCCAAGCTGGAAGAATTCATAGCTGAAGATATTAGTCTAAGTAAAAGAGGAGATATGTCTCTGGATTCATTTTCTCTTGCTCGTTTCTTTGTTCCATCATCAATCAGAAGAGAAAGGAAATGGAAGTCTTTGAGAGCTGATATTTTGTGTCTCCTGGTGCCCTTAATCCGATTTGCTCGCAGTTATAGCGAATACTTTAACCGAATTGCTCCCAGCAGTTTCTTGAACTGTTTACTGTCCATTGACGAAGGGGAGGAAGGTAAAGACAAGTCCAAGTTATCCGATGAAGAAATAGCTTTCAACTTGCACGAGCTCTTCCTTCTTGCAGTAGACAGCACATCAACGGCCATAGAATGCGCTCTTGCTTACCTGATAACCAATCCTCACGTCCAAGAGAAGGCACATCAAGAAATAAGCGAAGCGACGGGGAACGGAAAAGATGGTTATTTTAGTTTAGAGAATCTGAGGAAGCTGCCATACGTGCAAAGTGTGGTGAAGGAAACGCTGAGAAAAGAATCAATTGCACCACTCGGGATCATTCACCAGACGGAAAACGAGTGTAAGGTAATGGACATCACCATACCCGCAAAGTCACGAGTCCTTTTTAATCTACATAGCGTGAACAACGATCCAGAGGCGTTGAATGAACCGGAGAAGTTCAGGCCTGAGAGATTTTTGGGGAATAATGATTTGAGAATGGCATATCTTCCGTTTGGAGCAGGAAGGCGTGTGTGCGCAGGAATGGACGTGGCCAGTGTGTATGTTCCCATCACTCTTGCCAATTTGCTTAAATCATTCGAGTGGGGATGTGCTAAGGAAGGTAGTCTTCCCGATCTTGCTCGGGATATTCAAAATGTGCTCATGTCCATGAATTATCCATTGGAAGCTCGAATCACACCTCGTCCATCATAA
- the LOC131034188 gene encoding (S)-canadine synthase CYP719A21 → MGQTLAVVNYLPTVQGTFILLVVASVISTFVALAFLFSSTKERKWPPSPPRLPLLGNIHQLIKGENRLSCMTDMAKTYGPVMTVWMGSLPLIVLTGQASIWEALVNQAVNFSGRASLHSRQFTSASFRTMITSPYNEHWIKLRRILHNNVLSPAHIALQSSSHQAGLDKLITKLEKEMRQKNGVVRPFDALKIMAMDFIAHLCFGLDFQDDTFLSKLEEFIAEDIRLSKRGDMFLDSFSLARFFVPSSIRTERKWKSLRADVLCLLVPLIRFARSYREYFKRSAPSSFLNCLLSIDEGEEGEDKSKLSDEEIAFNLHELFLLAVDSTSTAIEWALAYLITNPHVQEKAHQEISEATGNGKDGYFSLEDLRKLPYVQSVVKETLRKESIAPLGILHQTENECKVMDITIPAKSLVLFNLHSVNNDPEVWKDPEKFRPERFLGNNDLRMAYLPFGAGRRVCAGMDVASVYVPITLANLLKSFEWRCAKEGSLPDLARDIQDVLMSMKYPLEARITPRPS, encoded by the coding sequence ATGGGCCAAACGCTGGCTGTTGTGAATTATCTTCCCACTGTGCAAGGGACTTTTATTTTACTTGTAGTGGCTTCTGTCATTTCCACATTTGTTGCTCTAGCTTTTCTGTTCTCATCAACTAAAGAGAGGAAATGGCCTCCATCTCCACCAAGGCTGCCATTATTGGGCAACATTCATCAACTGATCAAGGGTGAAAATCGTCTTTCCTGCATGACAGACATGGCCAAAACATATGGTCCTGTCATGACAGTTTGGATGGGTTCATTGCCACTTATAGTACTCACCGGCCAAGCTTCAATCTGGGAGGCCTTGGTTAACCAGGCCGTCAATTTTTCTGGTCGGGCTTCTCTCCACTCTAGGCAATTTACTAGTGCCTCTTTTAGGACTATGATTACTTCTCCCTACAACGAACACTGGATTAAGCTCAGAAGAATTCTGCACAACAATGTTCTCAGCCCCGCCCACATTGCACTTCAGAGCTCTTCTCACCAGGCAGGTTTGGATAAACTCATCACCAAATTGGAAAAGGAGATGAGACAGAAGAATGGTGTGGTGAGGCCGTTCGATGCCTTGAAAATCATGGCAATGGATTTTATTGCCCACTTATGCTTTGGCTTGGACTTTCAAGACGACACTTTCTTGTCCAAGCTGGAAGAATTCATAGCTGAAGATATTCGTCTAAGTAAAAGAGGAGATATGTTTCTGGATTCATTTTCTCTTGCTCGTTTCTTTGTTCCTTCATCAATCAGAACAGAAAGGAAATGGAAGTCTCTAAGAGCTGATGTTTTGTGTCTCCTGGTGCCTTTAATCCGATTTGCTCGCAGTTATAGAGAATACTTTAAGCGAAGTGCTCCCAGCAGTTTCTTGAACTGTTTACTGTCCATTGACGAAGGGGAGGAAGGTGAAGACAAGTCCAAGTTATCCGATGAAGAAATAGCTTTCAACTTGCACGAGCTCTTCCTTCTTGCAGTAGACAGCACATCAACGGCCATAGAATGGGCTCTTGCTTACCTGATAACCAATCCTCACGTCCAAGAGAAGGCACATCAAGAAATAAGCGAAGCGACGGGGAACGGAAAAGATGGGTATTTTAGTTTAGAGGATCTGAGGAAGCTGCCATACGTGCAAAGTGTGGTGAAGGAAACGCTGAGAAAAGAATCAATTGCACCACTTGGGATCCTTCACCAGACGGAAAACGAGTGTAAGGTAATGGACATCACCATACCCGCAAAGTCACTAGTCCTTTTTAATCTACATAGCGTGAACAACGATCCAGAGGTGTGGAAAGACCCGGAGAAGTTCAGGCCCGAGAGATTTTTGGGGAATAATGATTTGAGAATGGCATATCTTCCGTTTGGAGCAGGAAGGCGGGTGTGCGCAGGAATGGACGTGGCCAGTGTGTATGTTCCCATCACTCTTGCCAATTTGCTTAAATCATTCGAGTGGAGATGTGCTAAGGAAGGTAGTCTTCCCGATCTTGCTCGGGATATTCAAGATGTGCTCATGTCCATGAAGTATCCATTGGAAGCTCGAATCACACCTCGTCCATCATAA